The sequence below is a genomic window from Prochlorococcus marinus CUG1438.
AGTATTAAAGTTTCAAAATAAAAATCAATCTTCCGATTTAAGTTATTTCGATCAATTATCTTTTCAGATAATTCACTCATAGAAGACAAAGAAATATAATTAACACCACAACAAAATTCATTTTTTTTTATTAATTCTGAATTAGAAAACTCACCTAAAGAAAATAATTCTGAATCATCAATTTTAATTAATTTATTTTCCAATAATTCATTAATAAAACTTTTTAATAAAATATTATTCTTGCTATTAACTATATTTAAATTAGGAGAACCGTGGTTTAGTTTCCATCCTTCAAATTTTTTACTTTTTCTTGTGCTTGACCTCCCTCCAAGTCCACGCCCAACTTCAATTAATGCTACTTTTTTTAAAATATTATTTTCAAGATATTTTGAAGCAAAAACACATGCAGAAATTCCTCCACCAATTATCAATAAGTCATATTTTAAAGCACTTTTCATAACTCTGAAATTAATGGGAATTATCTTACATTTTCTAAAAAACTATAAACTGAGTTAAGTTTTTCAGAGGATGTAAAATCAGTTTCAATAACAGGAGTGATATTGTTATTTTTATAGAAACAAACTAAATCTCTTGTGAAATCATAAAAATCTCCTAGAGAAGATAAACACTTTTCTGAGATATGAACCCCTTTCCAAGGACGAAATTTAAACCTAGCAATAAATTGTTTTGAAGGGATTAATAAACTTCCAAATAGATTTAATTTTTGAAATTTTGGTGTGTTCTTAAGATAATTCAATTCACTATTAAGCACATTAATATCTGTTCCATATTGAAACCAAATTGAATTTACTAATCCTGAAGAAAATTTTCTATCAAATCTATCTCTTTCTGAAAATACATCATAGTATTTTTTTAGGTAGGGATTATAGGCTACACCTAATTTAACTTTTATATCTTTTTCTCTTTTTATATAACTTAAAACATTAATTGTATCAAAGTTTTTTTTCTTATTTGATCCTGATACAAGAAGAATATCATAATTTCTATTTGAATAAGAATTTTTTAAAAAATCTAAAAATTCTTTATATGATTTTTCTGTGTTTTTAGAGTATTGATGATAAAGACTATAATGATAAGTTACATTCAATTCTTGGAAGTTCTTTGATATATATTTGATAGTCGAGTTAAACAAATCCTTTTTAATAGGATCCTTGCAGGGAATATTAATGTTTCTTATTTTATTAAATTTGCAAAAATTTAGCTTATTTTCTAACTGAGAAATATTTTTAAATGTCAATTCAAATCTTAAATTATTAATCATCAATTATGGTGTAAATGCGTTACGTAAATATTAACGAAAACATGCATCAGCTACGATACGTATTTTTGAGGGCATACTTTCATTCTTACTCTTAATAAAATAGCTAGGAGAAATCTCTAATAAGGCTTTTATAGAAATTTTATCTTCTACTGATTTTCCAAGAACCTCATTGAAACATCTCCAGTTCTTTAAAGTTAATATTCCAGGCCAAGATAAATAAAGACCTGCAAAAATCCCTGAAAATAGAAACAAAAAATATTTCATATTAAAAAATAATATGCTCAAATAATATAATTAAAACGCAAATCAACAAGTTAAAAAGGAAATATTTAATTAATTTCTACGTTTTTATCAAATCACATAACCATAAAATGTTTTGATGAACTCGAGAGGTTAGAATGTTTAAAAAGTATTTTAAAGAATATGGCAAGCCAAGATTATCTAATTGCAATAGCATTAATAGAGCAAAACCTAATAAGAGCAATGCCACTTGGAGGAAAAGAAATTAAAGATAATTTAGAGGAGCCAGAAAATTTCAAGAAACTTGGAGGGGAGGTAATTCTAAATCTTCTTCTTAGAGTTTTTCAAAGGAGTGATGAGGGAGCTTTGAAAAGAGCCTCTGAAGATAGAGGCTTACTTTTGGTGCATATGCATCCTAAAAGAATGCAGAAAGAACTTCCATTTATTAAATCTGAATGGATAAGAGACGGGGACACACAACAATTTTTAAAATACCTTGGGAATCTATCTAAAGAAGTATGGACAGCATCATTTGTAAAGTACAAAGGAATTGAATTTACATCCATCTCAAAAAATGAAGAGATCTAAAAAATATTTATAAATATTATTTCTTTTAAAGGATTACTTTCTTTAAAGTATTTTTTTCTTTAAAAACTCTATAACATTTTTTACCATTACCGAAATCTATTGAGAAATATTCAACATTATTTTTGATATGTAGGGCACAATTGCCCTCAATACAAATACAGGATTTAATAATTTCACTATTAATAACCTTATTAACATAAGGTTCCCTTTCTATTTCTTCATCGAAATGTGGACAAGCTATACCATCAACAATTCCCAAGCAGTCTATAATCGCCAATTTTTTTGCAAAAGAATCAGTTATTCCTTTATCAAACCAACAAATAGCTCCAGCACTTACACCACTCAATACAATTCCTTTTTCATAAGCACTTTGTAAGATTTCGGGTAAATTCCATTCTTTCCAAACTGCTAACATACTTTTTGTATTTCCTCCTCCAACATAAATAATATCCTGAGTTAAAACTTTCTCTTTTAAGTTCTCTGTTCTAGAGAAAAAATCAATATGGCTGGGTATACAGTTAAGCTTAGAAAATGCTCTGTAAAAATTTAGTTTATATAAATCACTGTCGCCAGAAGCTGTCGGGATAAAGCAAATTTTTGGTCTTTTTTTACTAATTAAAGAAATTATATATTTTTCAATTTCAAGTGTTCCTAAAGAACGGCCGAACCCACCTCCCCCAATTGCGATTATATTTTTACTAACCATATTAAACAAATGAATTGTTTATGAATTTAAGACAAATTACCATTAAAGATCAACTTGAATTAAAAAAGGTTTATTTTGATTCAATTCAATCAATAGATGAAAAAATATATAGTAAAGAACAAAAAAGGGCTTGGTCAAGCCAAGCCTGGGACAATCCAATATTTGAGAAGTCAGTCAATCATGGAAAAGGATGGCTTTTAAGCGAAGAGGGAATAATTATTGCTTTTGCCACTAGATACCCCAAAAATAGAATTGCTTTATTTTACTGTAAAGGTAAATTCCAGAGAAAAGGTTGCGGTTCTATGTTACTTAATAAAATTGAAGATGATGCGAAAAGAGAGGGTTTAAATTTGCTTTCAACTGAAGCTAGCTTGATAAGCTATAAATTATTTCTTAAAAATGACTGGGAAATAATTCGTAAAGAAAAAGTAACTATAAATAATAATCTTTTTGAAAGATATAAAATGACTAAAATTATAAATCAAATAAATGTTTAAAAAGAATAAGGGGATAATTCTGATTAAAAGGATGCTAATTTGGTCTTTATATTTTTTTTCAGGATTTATATTGTATTCAAACAAAGGTAGTTTGCATCCTTTTTTAATTTCTTTTTCAAAAATTGTTTATCCATTATCTATTTTTTGGGTACAAATAAGAATTAAGAAAAGAACAAAATTAATGCCTATCGATTCTAAAATGACAACTTCCCAATTATGGTTTAATTTATTACCAGTTTTTGCCTCCTTCTTAACAGTAATTTTTTCTATAACAAATGCGTTATTTTATATTTTTGAAAAATTAATTAACTTTTAACTTTAATAAATAACCATTACTTGATTAAATCAGCCATTCTTCTTATAAAAAAATGTAAAGAAATTTGCCTTTTATTTGTATTTGATTAAATTTTAAATAGAGATAAATATATTAATGAAAGATTTTTCATTAAGAGGAAATATTAATTTTGAAAATGAAAAAACGGAAATAGAAGATTATGAATTATTCTCTTTAAAAATCACTGATAGTCTATATAAGAAAGATATTGGTAAATTTCTAGAGATAATCTCCTCGCATTTTATTTAAAAAATATGTCATTTCTGATCTTCAAATTAAAACAGTCTTATAAATAAACAAGTTTTTGAAGGATAATAAGCTAAATATAAATAAATCTTATGCAATTATTTCTTGCTGACTGTCAATTTCCAGATATTGAAAATCAAGTAAAAGCTTATCAGTTATTTGTGGAATCCTGGGAAAATGGTGAAATGGCGAAATCAGATAAAACAGACAAATTTGAAATGTTATTTAGAGTGCATGCTCCAGGAGAAGGGAGAGTAGTTTGTTTATGTAAGGCATATAGTGATAAAGAAATATTTGAGCATTTTGCTCCATGGCGAGCCAAATTCGGCATTCACATGGAATTTACTCCTGTAATAAGTTGTCAAAATGTTGTTGATTACCATAAAGAGTTGTTCAAAAACTTAGGGTAATTAACTTAAATCTTAATTTTATCGTGATTAAACCTTTTCCTAATCTTATTAATAAAAAAAAAGATAGAAATGTATCTTCTTCAAAAAGTAAACCTAAGCGAGAAGAAAACGTCAGATCTACACCACTAATAATATTTGGTTTTATCATCTCATTAAGTTCCATATTTTTGCTTTTATTTACAATAAATAATAAATTTGGATAATTTATGAGTAATTAGAACTATTACTTTGAATCAGATATGTTCTAATATGAATAAAAAATAATAAACAATATGGCATTTAAAGAAGGGGGTATGGCATCAGGTCTCCTCATTATTGCAGTTTCAATAGTTTTTGCTGCTGGTTTTGGATTTTTAGTATTGCATTTTGTCCCAGGGACGCCATTTTAGATAATCCAATTAGACTAAATTCACTAAAGTCAACTAAACACTGACAGTTTCTAAATCCTGAATTTGATTGTCATCAGAGTTAGATTTCTTCTTTAATCTATAAGCATAAACTAAGGATCCTAAAGCTAAAGAACTAGAGGCTAATATTCCAGTTATGAGTATTAAAGCGAAAAGTCCTCCTATTAATCCTCCTTTCAATCGAAGCAAGCTTGATTTAATTAGAAGAATTAATAGTAAAGCAATAGTGGCTTTTAGAGAAGAAATTTTCAAAAAAGTAAGTGGATAAAAAGGATTTAACAACATTTTTATATCAGAAATAAATTTAGCTTATTCTAAAAATAAATTATAAAAATCGCATAAAAAAAAGACTCAAATGAGTCTTTTAAAATCTATCTTAAAGATGATGATTTATTGATCAGGGTCTAATTTGCTATAGTTTGGTCCAACAATAATCCAAAGTAGGGCAAAAAGAACCATAGAACCAATTCCTACGTAGGCTGCAGAAGGGACAAAACCACCTATTGCAAAGGAAGCTAATAAATTCATGATTTTAAAAACATAATATCTTCGAGTTAGCATACAGATTTTTATGAAAAATATACCTATATTGAGACATTTCTTCGTAATTATTAGAATCGTTTAACTATCCGTTTATAAAAAATCCACAAAATTTTTATTAATTGTTTTATTATCGAGGCATTACTATTTTGTTTGCGCACTGTAAGACCATCAAAACTGTTTCATTCTAATGACTTCCAACTATACGTTTATTTATGATGGAGAATGCCCATTCTGCAATCATTTTGCAGAGCTACTTGAGATCAAAAGCCAGATAAATAATATTAAAATTCTTGATGGTCGTAAAAATTTAACTCTAATTAAATCCCTCCTAGAGAAAGGTTATGACTTGGATAAAGGAGCTATACTCCTTAAAGATGAAGATATCTTTCATGGGGCAGATGCTATTAATACTATTTGCAAAAAGATAAATAATCCCTCAAGTAGTTTACTTTTGTTACTTTCTAGAGTGTTTAAATCAAATAAACGAACAAATTTGATATTTCCTTTACTAGTCAGAGCCAGAAGATTCGTATTGATATCAAAAGGTATATCAATATCCCTAGTTTAAAAATAAAAACTTTCTAAATATTAAATAACATATTTATAAGCTTCTGTATCAATAAATGATAATTAATTATTTCTTAGCTAGAACTAGGTGGTAACAACAAGTATTAAATGATAGAAAACTTCAATCCCTTTATTTCATTGGGCGGTGATAACCAAAAAGTTAATCATATGGCTGAAGCGGCACTTGAAATGAATTTAACTTGCAATGATTTAAAGAAGGATTTAAATTTAACCGATGGAGATGTAGTAGATATGTTACAACTAGTCATGGATAGGTTTAAAAATAATAATTAAGTTTTTATTTTTTATCTACAAATCGCTATATATCTAATATTTATTAATGAAAACAGTACAAATTGAGTTTTCGAAATATGAATCAGTTAACTTTTTATGGTCTGAATTAATAGAAGATTACGGATTTGACAAAGCCAGAAAAATAGTTTCTCAAGCTATTGACTTGCAAAAAATGAATGGAACTAAAAATAATACAATGCCAATAATATTTTCAGGAACAGGAGGATTGGCTCTAATCCCAATACAGATGCTAGAAAAAGAAGACTTTAAAATTAGTTGTAAAGATAACCAAGTTTTAATATTTAATCTCAAAAGAAAGTCATTTCAAATTTTAAATGAAGCAAATTAATCTAAATTAGTTATTTCTCGATAAAGCCAAAATTACTTTATAGTCTACTAAAACAATTTAATGATAATGACTTTTGAAGCGACCTACCTAGGTTCAAATGGTTGGCTTATAAAATTTAGAAAAACCAATTTAATTATTGATCCTTGGCTCAAAGGAGATTTAATATTTCCACCAGGTGAGTGGTTTTTTAAAGGATCATTAGAAGAAGAAATTTCAATAGATAAAAAAATAGATATTATTTTGTTAACCCAAGGATTACCTGACCACTGTCATGTTCCAACATTAGAAATGTTCAGAAAAGATATTCCTATAATTTGCCCTAAAAGTGCTATCAAAACATTAGAAAAAATTGGGTTTAGTTCAATTAAAGTGCTTAGGCCAACTGAAAAGTTAAATCATTTTAATTTAAGTTTTGAAGCCACTGCTGGGGCTCCGGTACCACAAATAGAAAATGGTTACATTGTTAAAGACGATCAAGATAATGGGTTTTATATAGAACCACATGGATATCTTGATGAAAATTTAAACAAGCAAAGTCTTGATGCAGTCATCACTCCTACAAAAAATTTAGAATTACCCCTAGTTGGTTCTTTCGTAAAAGGTGCTGATGTGATCCCTAAATTGATTAATAAATTCAATCCAAAATATATACTTTCAAGTACAATTGGCGGAGATGCAAAATATTCAGGTTTTTTAAATAATTTTATTTCAGTTCAGGATTATCAAGAGGAATTAAATTGTAATCTTGTAGATCTAAAGAGTATGCAATCTATTATGATTTAAATCAATACCCAAAAAGATCTTTAGTTAATTCATTTAGCTTGACAATAAATCTACTTTAAAAGGAGCTCAAAAATTTATTCATTTTTTATTAACTCAGTACTTTTATTAGCTTTGAATAGTAGCTATATATGTGAAAATACAAAGCTTGATCTTGTGATGAGAAATAATTTTAATGGTGACTTTTCCATAGTAGAAAAGATATCCGAGTTAAAGCCTGGAGCATTTATAAATATTAATTGGAATAAAAAAAAGCTTATGCTTCCATACTCTCTAAGGAAAGATTACATTTCATTTACAGATAAGAAATGGGACTGGAGATACCAATTCAATGAGGACGGATCGCCAAATATTAAAAATCCTTCCTTATACGAGCTACTTCCTTCTGGGGAAATTAAAACACATTTTTGTGAAACAGTAGATAATAGGTCAAACTTATAATTACAAGACAACCACCCTAGATTATTCATTCAATATTTAAAATCTTTATTAAAGATGGACAGCCAAAAAAACCAAAAAGGTATTCCAAGATATGTAAAGCTTGAAGATTACAAAGTTTTTGATTACGAAATTCCGGAAATTTTTTTGGACTTCGTAATTAAGAAAACTTTTGTTAAAGTTACGACGAAACTAAAATTGGAAAAAAAAAATAAGAATACCAGAAATCTTATTCTTGATGGTACGGATATTTTAATAAAAAAAATATTTATAGATGACTCGCTATTAGAAGAGAAATACTATAAACAGCGAAAAAATAACTTAAAAATTAAAAATATTGATAAAGATAATTTTTTATTAAAAATAGAAGGAATAATTAAACCGAAGCAAAATACTTCCCTTTTAGGAATGTATGAGAGCAATGGAATTATAACTACGCAATGTGAGGCAGAGGGATTTAGAAGAATAAGTTTCCACTCTGATAGGCCTGATATTCTCAGCAAATACACAGTGAGAATTGAGGCAGACAAGAGTGACTATCCTGTATTACTGTCAAATGGTAATGTCATAAAAGAAAATAATCTTACAAATAATAGACATGAAATAATTTGGGAAGACCCATATCCGAAACCCTCATATCTATTTGCATTGGTAGCAGGGAAACTTAATTGTGTAAAAGACAATTTCATAACAAAATCGAATAAAAAAGTTGAAATTAATATATACGTTGAGTACGGAGATGAAAAATATGTTCAACATGCAATAAGTTCCTTACAGAAATCAATGAGATGGGACGAAGACAAATATAATCTTGAATATGATTTGTCATTGTTCAATATAGTTGCCGTCAGGCACTTTAATATGGGAGCAATGGAAAATAAAAGTCTCAATATTTTCAACTCAAAACTAATAATCGCTAATTCTGAAACAACAACTGATGAAGAATTAGAAAGAATAGAGGGTGTGATCGCCCATGAATACTTCCATAATTGGACGGGTAATAGAGTGACTTGTAGGGATTGGTTTCAATTATCTCTAAAAGAGGGTTTAACAGTATTCAGAGATCAACAATTCACTGCAGACCTCCATAATCATGAAATCAAGAGGCTTGAGGATGCAAAATTTCTTAGAAGAAATCAATTTAGAGAGGATTCTGGTCCAACATCGCATCCTGTAATGCCAGAAAAATATCAAGAAATAGATAATTTCTATACGACCACGATCTACGAAAAAGGATCTGAAATAATTAGAATGCTTAATAAGCTTGTAAAAGATGAGAATTTCTATAAAGGATTTAGTAATTACATCTCAACATATGATGGTAAGGCTGCAACAATAGACCAATTTGTCGATAAAATTCTTGAGCACAATAAGGAAATCGATCCTAAAGAATTTAAAGTCTGGTATAAGCAAAATGGCACACCCAAAGTTAAAGTCAAGAGAATTTGGGATCAAACAGAAGAAAAACTTACAATTCAAGCCTCTCAAAGTAATCCAATAAAGAAGAACCCATATAATGATTTACCTTTAATAATTCCTATAAATCTGGCTATATTTTGCGGTAAAAATAAAATAATAGAAAAAACAGTAGTTTTAAAAACAAAAAAACAAGAATTTATTTTTAGGAATATAAGATCTGACCTCCAAATTCCTTTAGTAACTTATTTTCGCGAATTCTCTTCACCAGTTGACTGGGAATCAGACACTACCTTGGATGAAAAATTTTTAATCTTAAAATATGAAAAAGATTTTTTTACACTATCTAATACTGTAAAAGTATTTTATAAAAAAATTATTTTATGCAGATTAGATGAAAAACCAGATCATAAAATTGAAAATAAATTAATAAGCACCTTAATATCATTTATAAAAAATAAAGATATTAATTTATCTCTTTTATCAGAATTACTAAGTATACCCACATTTGCTGAAATTGAATCAGAGATGGAAATTATAGATCCTTTAAAAATATATAAAACTATTGATGAATTAAATTATTTATTCGGTACCAAATTAAAAAAAGAATTATATTTTAAGCTTCAAGAAATAGAGAAAAATCTAAATAAAGTTTGGCCAGAAGGTAAAAATGAAAGAAAACTAATCGAAAATATTTGGAAACTACTCTTACACAGCGATGACAAAGAAATTAAAAGCAAAATAATTAATTATGTCGATGGTAATTCGATGACTTTAGCAAAAGCTGCATTGAATTCTTTCAGTAGGATTAATTGTCCTGAAAGAAAAATTATTTCAAATATATTCTTCAATAAATGGAAAAACAATAGCGTCGTTTTGGATAGTTGGTTCTCATTCAATGCATCTATAGAAATTGATGAAAAAACAAGTAGCATTAAAAAATTATTTGAAAATAAGTTATTTGATTCAAAATCACCAAACACTTTAAGAGCTATCTTAAATACTTTCGTAACAAGAAATAGTACTTTCCATGCAATTGATGGTTCTGGTTATAAATATATTGCAAAAAAAGTAATTGACTTTGATAAATTAAATCCAATCGTAATTTCCCGTTTTGTGAAAGTATTTAGTAGATACAATTATTACTCAGAACCTTACAAAAGTAATATGATAGAAGCAATAAAGCATATTAAAAAAAATAAACTATCATCAAATACTAAAGAGGTATTAGATTCAATAATAGAGTAATTTATTTATGATATTCAACTAAATATAATAATAACAATTGTAAATATTAATAATAAAATAAATATAAGATACTTATTAATAAAAATATAATCAAATACATTTTCATTATTGTCTTTATTCCACTTTTTATTGACGTATTCATTAGTTATAAATTTATTAGGTCTGCCACAATATAAACATGTTGGAGAAGTTTTTAAAATTAAATTTTTACATTGAGGACACTTTTTTTTTTCCATAATCTAATTTTACTGAATAAAATTGAAATCAGAAGTAATAAATAAAATAAGTAATTTAAATTTAATTCATTATATTTTGAATAATTAAATATAATTGCAAAAAGAAAATTTAATCCAATTTATTTAGGAAAATTCAATATAATAAAATTAGTATTTAGTTTAAAATGTTTGGTATTGCTCTTGGAATGTCCCCTATTGAAAAAATCACTGTTGCAATATCTGCTTCAATTTTTATAATCGCTTTTACATGGGTTTCAATTAAGGGAGATTTAAGAAAACTTGCTAATGAACTAATTGAAGATGATGAAAATAGTAAGGATAATTAAAAAATCTTTGAACCTACTTTGTATGCAAACTAGGATAGTCAATAATATGCCTAATTTCTTTTAGGGAAGAGCCATAGATTTTCTCACCATTTAAGTGAACCCCAATCCATTTTTCCTTTTGATTAAAAAAACTACTTTTAGTAGTATCCCTATCGAGATAATCTTTATTATCCCAATTTAAAGTTATATCCCAACCTTTATAGTTTTCTATCATTAAGAAAGACTGAATATACTGAAATAATACCCAGAGAAACATATAAAAAAAACAAAGGAAATAAGTATTTTTTTCGTTATTTTTATTTAATATTTTTAGCACTGACTTTTATTTTACGAGCAGCTTCGTCTGCATTTTTTCTAGCCAAATTAATGTCAGAATTTGATGAGAGAACAACACCCATTCTTCTACCTTTTCTGGAAACTGGTTTACCAAATATAAGCACTTTAGTCTTTTCAACTTCTAATGCCTCTTTAAGTCCCTCATAATTAGGATTTATAAACTCTTGATTAGAAAGTATAACTCTGGTTGCAGAGGGTTCTATTAGACCTATATGCGGTATTGGTAAATTTAAAAAAGCCCTTAAATGTAATTCAAATTCATTAATATTTTGACTAACTAATGTAACCATGCCAGTGTCATGTGGTCTTGGAGATAACTCTGAAAAGATAACCTCACTTCCTTTTATAAAAAACTCTACTCCGTATAATCCAGCTCCATTAAGGTTATTTAATATTCTACTTGTCATTCTTTTAGCTTCAATTATTAAGGAGTCTTTGATCTCTATAGGTTGCCAACTACACTGATAGTCTCCATTAGATTGAAGATGTCCAATTGGTAAACAAAAAATATTTTCACCACTTTCTTTTCTTACAGTTAAAAGAGTAAACTCAAAATCAAAATTAATAAATTCTTCAATAATTACACCTTTAACCTTTCCTCTTGAATTTGCTTGCGACTGTTTCCAAGCATTTTGTAAATCATTTTTTGTTTCAACCAAACTCTGTCCCTTTCCTGAAGAACTCATTAAAGGCTTTAGTAAAAGCGGGAATCCAATTTCATCTGCTTTTTTTTCTAAATCATCAAATTCAAAAATATAATCAAACTTTGCAGTTTTTATTTTTAAATCTCTAGAAGCCAAGTTTCTGATTTTATCCCTATTCATTGTTATTTCTACAGTTCTGGCGTTTGGAACAATATTAAATCCTTCATCCTCTAGTTCTTTTAGAGCATCAATTGAAAGTGCTTCTATTTCTGGGACAACATAGTCAGGCTTAAATTCTTTTATGACATTTTTTAAAATATTTTTATCTCCCATATCAATTACTTTTGAATAATCAGCTACTTGCATTGCAGGTGCTTTCTCATATCGATCAATTGCAATAACTTCTAATCCTAATCTTTTGGATTCTATTACTAATTCTTTTCCAAGCTCACCACTACCAAGCAATAAAATTCTTTTTTTAGAAAAAATTGAATCTTTCATATTGAAAAAACTTATTCGTCATTACCAGAAGGTTGTGAGGATGCATCATCTGTAATTTTTTTGTCTTTAGAAAAACTAATTAAAAATTTTCTACCAAACCAATTTTGACTTCGCATGCTATTAGTTATTGATTTTGAAATTGCTATTAAAAAAAAGATTCCTATCATTGCCCAAATAATTCTTTCTAAAGCAATTGCAGGTGAAAAACCTTGACCAGAATTAATAATTTCAGTAAGTGGGTCTAAAGGGTCCAAATTTAAACTGATTAATAATACTAATTATAAAGGGTTAAATAAATGAAAAATTAAAACTTCTAAAAGAAATAACCATAACCAGCATATAAATTAAACACAATAAAGTCTATACAATGCTATCTTCAAAGGGTGATTTTTTTTAGACATGCAAGTTGACGTACAAAATACTACTGTTCTTTCCGCAGACGGATCATCCATAAAACTAGGTGAATATTCAGGGGAAGTAATTTTAGTTGTTAATGTAGCTAGTTATTGCGGAAATACTGCTCAGTATGAGGATCTTCAAAAGCTACATGATTTATATTCAAGCAAAGGACTAAGAATACTTGCATTCCCTTGTAATGATTTCGGAAAACAAGAACCCGACTCTCTTTCTGAAATAAAAGATTTTTGCACAACAAAATATGGAGTTAAGTTTGAAATCTATGAAAAAGTTCATGCAAAAGGCAAGACCACAGAACCATACACAACCCTTAACAAAGTTGAACCTGAGGGAGATGTTGAATGGAATTTCGAGAAGTTTCTGATAGGTAAAGATAGTAAAGTAATTGCAAGATTTAAGCCAGGTGTTAAACCATTTGACGAAAACTTAATAGCAGCTATCGAAGTAGCTTTAGATTCATAACAACCTTCTTATAATTCAAATTAAAATATTAAAAATAAAGACCCTTTATATTTAATAAAAAAAA
It includes:
- a CDS encoding peptidase E, which codes for MVSKNIIAIGGGGFGRSLGTLEIEKYIISLISKKRPKICFIPTASGDSDLYKLNFYRAFSKLNCIPSHIDFFSRTENLKEKVLTQDIIYVGGGNTKSMLAVWKEWNLPEILQSAYEKGIVLSGVSAGAICWFDKGITDSFAKKLAIIDCLGIVDGIACPHFDEEIEREPYVNKVINSEIIKSCICIEGNCALHIKNNVEYFSIDFGNGKKCYRVFKEKNTLKKVIL
- a CDS encoding GNAT family N-acetyltransferase, which codes for MNLRQITIKDQLELKKVYFDSIQSIDEKIYSKEQKRAWSSQAWDNPIFEKSVNHGKGWLLSEEGIIIAFATRYPKNRIALFYCKGKFQRKGCGSMLLNKIEDDAKREGLNLLSTEASLISYKLFLKNDWEIIRKEKVTINNNLFERYKMTKIINQINV
- a CDS encoding DUF3303 domain-containing protein produces the protein MQLFLADCQFPDIENQVKAYQLFVESWENGEMAKSDKTDKFEMLFRVHAPGEGRVVCLCKAYSDKEIFEHFAPWRAKFGIHMEFTPVISCQNVVDYHKELFKNLG
- a CDS encoding DUF393 domain-containing protein; its protein translation is MTSNYTFIYDGECPFCNHFAELLEIKSQINNIKILDGRKNLTLIKSLLEKGYDLDKGAILLKDEDIFHGADAINTICKKINNPSSSLLLLLSRVFKSNKRTNLIFPLLVRARRFVLISKGISISLV
- a CDS encoding MBL fold metallo-hydrolase — its product is MTFEATYLGSNGWLIKFRKTNLIIDPWLKGDLIFPPGEWFFKGSLEEEISIDKKIDIILLTQGLPDHCHVPTLEMFRKDIPIICPKSAIKTLEKIGFSSIKVLRPTEKLNHFNLSFEATAGAPVPQIENGYIVKDDQDNGFYIEPHGYLDENLNKQSLDAVITPTKNLELPLVGSFVKGADVIPKLINKFNPKYILSSTIGGDAKYSGFLNNFISVQDYQEELNCNLVDLKSMQSIMI
- the pepN gene encoding aminopeptidase N, which produces MDSQKNQKGIPRYVKLEDYKVFDYEIPEIFLDFVIKKTFVKVTTKLKLEKKNKNTRNLILDGTDILIKKIFIDDSLLEEKYYKQRKNNLKIKNIDKDNFLLKIEGIIKPKQNTSLLGMYESNGIITTQCEAEGFRRISFHSDRPDILSKYTVRIEADKSDYPVLLSNGNVIKENNLTNNRHEIIWEDPYPKPSYLFALVAGKLNCVKDNFITKSNKKVEINIYVEYGDEKYVQHAISSLQKSMRWDEDKYNLEYDLSLFNIVAVRHFNMGAMENKSLNIFNSKLIIANSETTTDEELERIEGVIAHEYFHNWTGNRVTCRDWFQLSLKEGLTVFRDQQFTADLHNHEIKRLEDAKFLRRNQFREDSGPTSHPVMPEKYQEIDNFYTTTIYEKGSEIIRMLNKLVKDENFYKGFSNYISTYDGKAATIDQFVDKILEHNKEIDPKEFKVWYKQNGTPKVKVKRIWDQTEEKLTIQASQSNPIKKNPYNDLPLIIPINLAIFCGKNKIIEKTVVLKTKKQEFIFRNIRSDLQIPLVTYFREFSSPVDWESDTTLDEKFLILKYEKDFFTLSNTVKVFYKKIILCRLDEKPDHKIENKLISTLISFIKNKDINLSLLSELLSIPTFAEIESEMEIIDPLKIYKTIDELNYLFGTKLKKELYFKLQEIEKNLNKVWPEGKNERKLIENIWKLLLHSDDKEIKSKIINYVDGNSMTLAKAALNSFSRINCPERKIISNIFFNKWKNNSVVLDSWFSFNASIEIDEKTSSIKKLFENKLFDSKSPNTLRAILNTFVTRNSTFHAIDGSGYKYIAKKVIDFDKLNPIVISRFVKVFSRYNYYSEPYKSNMIEAIKHIKKNKLSSNTKEVLDSIIE
- a CDS encoding photosystem II reaction centre N prot translates to MFGIALGMSPIEKITVAISASIFIIAFTWVSIKGDLRKLANELIEDDENSKDN
- the purT gene encoding formate-dependent phosphoribosylglycinamide formyltransferase, whose protein sequence is MKDSIFSKKRILLLGSGELGKELVIESKRLGLEVIAIDRYEKAPAMQVADYSKVIDMGDKNILKNVIKEFKPDYVVPEIEALSIDALKELEDEGFNIVPNARTVEITMNRDKIRNLASRDLKIKTAKFDYIFEFDDLEKKADEIGFPLLLKPLMSSSGKGQSLVETKNDLQNAWKQSQANSRGKVKGVIIEEFINFDFEFTLLTVRKESGENIFCLPIGHLQSNGDYQCSWQPIEIKDSLIIEAKRMTSRILNNLNGAGLYGVEFFIKGSEVIFSELSPRPHDTGMVTLVSQNINEFELHLRAFLNLPIPHIGLIEPSATRVILSNQEFINPNYEGLKEALEVEKTKVLIFGKPVSRKGRRMGVVLSSNSDINLARKNADEAARKIKVSAKNIK
- a CDS encoding lectin subunit alpha encodes the protein MDPLDPLTEIINSGQGFSPAIALERIIWAMIGIFFLIAISKSITNSMRSQNWFGRKFLISFSKDKKITDDASSQPSGNDE